In Leucobacter insecticola, one DNA window encodes the following:
- a CDS encoding type II toxin-antitoxin system VapC family toxin, with protein MIVLDASAAIELILGLPLSEQVRNRLVQGNWHVAAPQLLVVEVLQVLRRRVLAGSTSHSDADEALDLLDDLGIHYFDHQSLVGRVWQLRDNCSAYDASYVALAEALDAELLTLDARLAQAPGLVCGFQLID; from the coding sequence GTGATCGTACTCGACGCCTCAGCAGCAATCGAACTGATCCTGGGCCTCCCTCTATCTGAGCAGGTTCGGAATCGACTGGTGCAAGGCAACTGGCACGTCGCCGCCCCGCAGCTCCTGGTCGTCGAAGTGTTGCAAGTGCTTAGGCGACGTGTCTTGGCAGGCTCGACCTCTCACAGTGACGCGGACGAAGCGTTGGATTTGCTGGATGACCTCGGCATTCACTACTTCGATCATCAAAGCCTTGTTGGGCGTGTGTGGCAGCTGCGCGATAACTGCTCCGCGTACGATGCGAGCTACGTTGCTCTCGCGGAAGCGCTGGACGCGGAACTGCTCACTCTCGACGCGCGATTGGCGCAGGCGCCAGGCCTGGTCTGTGGCTTCCAGCTGATCGATTAG
- a CDS encoding AAA family ATPase encodes MRQILDEGLDLSPFTVLVGENGSGKSTIVEAVAAAFGLNVEGGTRNAHHRTQHTESGLEDHLRLVRDAGAAKQGVFLRAETMHGHLAYLSELNAGRHNFQSHGESFIEFFTARAGIRGLWIFDEAESALSFNGCLALLSQITELLATGSQIIMSTHSPILASHPAATIYELSETGITRQHYNDLDLVRDWRLFLDAPERYLRHLA; translated from the coding sequence GTGCGGCAGATCCTTGACGAGGGCCTCGACCTGTCTCCGTTTACCGTGCTCGTTGGCGAGAACGGTTCAGGTAAGTCCACCATTGTTGAGGCAGTGGCTGCGGCGTTTGGCTTGAACGTTGAGGGCGGCACCCGCAATGCTCACCATCGCACCCAACACACGGAGTCGGGTCTCGAGGATCACCTGCGGCTCGTCCGTGACGCGGGTGCCGCGAAGCAGGGCGTCTTCTTGCGCGCAGAAACCATGCATGGGCACCTTGCCTACTTGTCGGAGCTCAATGCCGGGCGGCATAACTTCCAGAGCCATGGCGAGTCGTTCATCGAGTTCTTCACGGCGCGCGCTGGCATTCGCGGGTTGTGGATTTTCGACGAGGCCGAATCGGCGCTCTCGTTCAACGGCTGTCTCGCCTTGCTCTCCCAGATCACGGAGCTTCTCGCTACAGGATCACAGATCATCATGTCGACGCACTCGCCGATCCTGGCATCGCACCCCGCCGCCACGATATATGAACTCAGCGAAACAGGAATCACGCGACAGCACTACAACGACCTCGATCTGGTGCGTGACTGGCGACTCTTTCTTGATGCACCCGAGAGATACTTGCGGCACCTCGCCTGA
- a CDS encoding TA system VapC family ribonuclease toxin: MLLDINVLLALTWDQHVHHRAAHERFAALDYWSTCPATESGLLRLLLTEAVVGRKVSGAEALSQLAAIRRVPGWRFVPDEQSLAEPVIDMRVLVGRNQVTDLQLVNLAAKNGQQLATFDAALRGSLVPSEQRWVQVWSA, from the coding sequence ATGCTGCTTGACATCAATGTTTTGCTCGCGTTGACGTGGGATCAGCATGTTCACCATCGCGCTGCGCACGAGCGCTTCGCCGCGCTCGATTACTGGAGCACCTGCCCCGCAACGGAGTCAGGCTTGCTGCGGTTGCTCCTGACCGAGGCTGTCGTCGGACGAAAAGTATCTGGGGCCGAGGCGCTTTCGCAGCTCGCCGCTATTCGCCGGGTCCCCGGATGGCGGTTTGTGCCCGATGAACAGTCTCTGGCCGAGCCCGTCATTGATATGCGGGTGCTCGTCGGGCGGAACCAGGTGACCGACCTGCAACTTGTGAATCTTGCCGCCAAGAATGGACAGCAGCTCGCCACATTTGATGCCGCGCTGAGGGGGTCTCTTGTCCCCAGCGAGCAACGCTGGGTTCAGGTGTGGAGCGCGTGA
- a CDS encoding glutamate ABC transporter substrate-binding protein, translating into MRFKKAFATIGLMSVAALALSGCADGGPTDANGGGNSATVDMPWTVAENVTLEGSPTFDAMQKRDKVVIGVKEDQPNLGYYDNVTQERSGFDVDVARWIAASLGFKEDQIEYKAIASANREQAIVNGDVDYYVGTYSINDKRKKEIDFAGPYFVTGQGLLVKKGDQDYQSLDELEGKKVCSATGSTPIQNIKTNFPGIKTEEFDLYSACVDSLKNGQVDAVTTDQAILIGYAAQDPEKLMVTTGPLLTEEQYGIGLPKGDDALRSHINELLTDGGDIWKKIFEKDLGNSGITVDQPKVDAY; encoded by the coding sequence ATGCGGTTCAAGAAAGCTTTCGCAACGATCGGCCTCATGAGTGTGGCCGCGCTCGCCCTGAGCGGCTGCGCCGACGGCGGCCCGACCGACGCCAATGGTGGCGGCAACTCTGCGACTGTCGACATGCCCTGGACTGTCGCCGAGAATGTGACGCTCGAGGGGAGCCCGACCTTTGACGCGATGCAGAAGCGCGACAAGGTCGTCATCGGAGTCAAAGAAGATCAGCCGAATCTCGGCTACTACGACAACGTCACGCAGGAGCGCAGCGGATTCGATGTTGACGTTGCCCGCTGGATCGCAGCTTCGCTCGGTTTCAAGGAAGACCAGATCGAGTACAAGGCCATTGCTTCGGCAAACCGTGAGCAGGCCATCGTCAACGGTGACGTTGATTACTACGTCGGCACATACTCGATCAATGACAAGCGCAAGAAAGAGATTGATTTCGCTGGCCCCTACTTCGTTACGGGTCAGGGTCTTCTTGTGAAGAAGGGCGATCAGGACTACCAGTCGCTCGACGAGCTTGAGGGTAAAAAAGTATGCTCCGCGACCGGGTCGACCCCGATCCAGAACATCAAGACGAATTTCCCCGGAATTAAAACGGAGGAGTTCGACCTGTACTCCGCCTGCGTCGATAGTCTCAAGAATGGCCAGGTCGATGCGGTGACCACAGACCAGGCGATTCTCATCGGCTATGCTGCTCAGGATCCCGAGAAGCTGATGGTCACAACAGGCCCGCTGCTCACGGAAGAACAGTACGGTATCGGCCTTCCGAAGGGTGACGATGCACTCCGCTCACACATCAACGAACTCTTGACTGACGGCGGCGATATTTGGAAGAAGATCTTCGAGAAGGATTTGGGCAACTCTGGCATCACCGTTGACCAGCCCAAGGTTGACGCCTACTAA
- a CDS encoding NAD(P)H-dependent flavin oxidoreductase, whose product MVFDMRSLPVPVVGAPMAGGATTPALVAAVSDAGGMGFLAAGYLTAEKLADQIRETRRLTSRPIGVNLFVIAENEVDAQQLDDYAARIADDAHALGITLGEPRWDDDHYEDKIETLLSTDVDLVSFTFGVPEESVVQRFKAAGIAVAVNVTSVEETHAAQRVSADVLIVQGAEAGGHRGAFLAEGPGMPPPLPALVRAIRAVSSLPIVAGGGIASAWQAQAVLEAGASAVQIGTALLLSDEAGTSQTVRDALLSGEFTETTVTRAFTGRPARALENDFTRHHSDAAPSAFPQLHFMTTPLRAAASQAHDAQRLHLWAGTGFAECRRGPAAEIVRSMVNPHEGSHTPA is encoded by the coding sequence GTGGTCTTTGACATGCGTTCGCTTCCCGTTCCCGTCGTAGGCGCACCGATGGCAGGAGGTGCGACGACCCCGGCGCTTGTCGCCGCCGTTTCTGACGCGGGCGGCATGGGTTTTTTGGCTGCCGGGTATCTCACAGCCGAAAAGCTTGCGGATCAGATTCGCGAAACGCGTCGGCTGACGAGCCGCCCCATAGGGGTGAACCTGTTTGTGATCGCCGAGAACGAGGTGGATGCCCAGCAGCTTGACGACTACGCGGCCAGGATCGCGGATGATGCCCACGCTCTGGGCATCACGCTGGGAGAACCGCGCTGGGATGACGACCACTACGAAGACAAGATTGAGACGCTGCTCTCCACCGACGTGGACCTCGTCTCCTTTACCTTCGGCGTGCCGGAAGAGTCGGTGGTGCAGCGATTCAAAGCCGCTGGTATCGCAGTTGCGGTGAACGTCACCTCGGTTGAAGAAACCCACGCTGCACAGCGGGTCAGCGCTGACGTGTTGATCGTGCAGGGCGCTGAAGCGGGTGGGCATCGGGGAGCGTTCCTTGCTGAGGGGCCAGGCATGCCGCCGCCACTACCCGCCCTGGTGCGTGCGATCCGCGCTGTCAGCTCACTTCCTATCGTTGCCGGCGGTGGCATTGCCTCTGCGTGGCAAGCTCAGGCGGTGCTCGAGGCGGGCGCGTCGGCCGTGCAGATCGGTACCGCGTTGTTGCTCAGCGATGAGGCCGGTACGTCGCAGACTGTGCGAGATGCGTTGTTGAGTGGCGAATTTACCGAGACGACCGTGACCCGCGCGTTCACTGGACGCCCGGCGCGGGCGCTCGAGAACGACTTCACGCGCCACCACAGCGACGCGGCACCGAGCGCATTCCCGCAACTCCACTTCATGACGACGCCATTGCGCGCGGCTGCTTCACAAGCGCATGATGCGCAGAGACTTCATCTCTGGGCGGGAACGGGATTTGCCGAGTGCCGCAGAGGCCCGGCCGCCGAGATCGTTCGAAGCATGGTCAACCCGCACGAGGGAAGCCATACTCCCGCCTGA
- a CDS encoding GNAT family N-acetyltransferase encodes MNTAEGIRYRPIRAHEVSQLESFLYLAIFQPDPENIIPREVVKGPTISVYIDDWGREDDLCIVADHDGEIVGAAWTRILAGNPRGFGNIDRHTPEFSIAVVPEQRGRGIGAQLIRTVLDQLRDRGYARASLSVQKANPALRLYRRLGFTEFADHGDDYVLVHSLKIQE; translated from the coding sequence ATGAACACCGCTGAAGGCATTCGTTACCGCCCCATACGAGCGCACGAGGTGTCGCAGCTGGAGAGCTTTCTCTATTTGGCGATATTCCAGCCCGATCCTGAGAACATCATCCCGCGCGAGGTCGTGAAGGGCCCGACCATATCCGTTTACATCGACGATTGGGGGCGCGAGGACGATCTCTGCATCGTTGCGGATCACGACGGCGAGATTGTGGGCGCAGCATGGACGCGGATCCTCGCGGGCAACCCCCGAGGCTTTGGCAACATCGACCGGCACACGCCAGAGTTCAGCATCGCTGTGGTTCCCGAGCAACGCGGCCGCGGCATCGGTGCGCAGCTGATCCGCACAGTATTGGACCAGCTGCGGGATCGCGGCTACGCCCGCGCCTCACTGTCAGTGCAGAAAGCAAACCCGGCACTGCGACTGTATCGCAGGCTCGGCTTCACCGAGTTTGCGGATCACGGCGACGACTATGTTCTCGTGCATTCCCTCAAGATACAGGAGTGA
- a CDS encoding dihydrofolate reductase family protein codes for MGRIIFDTATTLNGWIADEHHSLDWLFAVEGGDEPAEELTPPEARVLVEGSSTYEWVLKHEDLLTQPEEWRQLFGDKTTFVFTRRQLPVPEGADVRFVSGLVTEILPQIRAAADDGDIWIVGGGELAAQFLDAGALDRIAVSVAPAALPSGAPLFPRRVGPDRLRLVSAEAVGQFARLIYDIIPAGPAQ; via the coding sequence ATGGGAAGAATTATCTTTGATACCGCAACCACCCTCAATGGCTGGATCGCCGACGAACACCACTCGCTCGACTGGCTGTTTGCCGTTGAGGGCGGCGATGAACCTGCCGAGGAACTCACGCCGCCCGAGGCCCGAGTACTTGTTGAGGGGTCGTCCACCTACGAGTGGGTGCTGAAGCACGAGGATCTACTCACGCAGCCTGAAGAGTGGCGGCAGCTCTTCGGGGACAAAACCACCTTCGTGTTTACGCGTCGCCAGCTGCCGGTTCCCGAGGGCGCAGACGTCCGTTTCGTTTCGGGGCTGGTCACGGAGATACTCCCCCAGATCCGTGCAGCGGCGGACGACGGCGACATCTGGATTGTTGGCGGCGGCGAATTGGCGGCGCAATTCTTGGATGCGGGTGCCCTCGACCGGATCGCGGTGTCGGTTGCCCCGGCTGCGCTGCCCTCCGGGGCACCGCTGTTCCCGCGTCGAGTCGGGCCGGATCGCCTTCGTCTCGTGTCAGCCGAGGCGGTCGGCCAATTCGCGAGGCTCATCTACGACATTATTCCTGCGGGGCCTGCCCAATAG
- a CDS encoding amino acid ABC transporter ATP-binding protein, whose product MSTSDPLVVVENVQKHYGEFQALTDVNLSVAKGEVVVVIGPSGSGKSTLCRSINRLETITSGSIRIDGTELPAEGKRLAHLRAEVGMVFQSFNLFAHLTILENVTLGPIKVLGHSKGDAEREAMKILARVGVEKQAEKLPAQLSGGQQQRVAIARALAMQPKVMLFDEPTSALDPEMINEVLDVMIGLAKDGMTMVVVTHEMGFARRAADRVVFMADGQILETGTPEQFFNDPQTDRARDFLSKLITH is encoded by the coding sequence ATGAGTACGAGCGATCCGCTGGTCGTCGTTGAAAACGTGCAGAAGCACTACGGCGAGTTCCAAGCGCTGACCGATGTGAACCTTTCAGTCGCGAAGGGTGAGGTCGTGGTTGTGATCGGTCCTTCCGGCTCCGGAAAATCGACGCTGTGCCGATCCATTAACCGCCTCGAGACCATCACGAGCGGATCGATCCGAATTGACGGAACCGAACTTCCCGCAGAAGGCAAGAGACTCGCGCATCTTCGTGCCGAGGTCGGTATGGTGTTCCAGTCCTTCAACCTCTTTGCGCACCTCACCATTCTGGAGAACGTGACCCTGGGGCCCATTAAGGTGCTCGGCCATTCAAAAGGAGACGCGGAGAGGGAGGCGATGAAGATCCTCGCCCGCGTTGGCGTTGAGAAACAGGCGGAGAAACTCCCAGCACAATTGTCTGGCGGACAGCAGCAGCGCGTTGCGATTGCTCGCGCCCTGGCCATGCAGCCGAAGGTCATGCTGTTTGATGAGCCGACAAGCGCACTCGACCCTGAGATGATCAACGAGGTGCTTGATGTGATGATCGGCCTCGCCAAAGACGGCATGACCATGGTCGTCGTAACCCACGAGATGGGGTTCGCGCGCAGAGCAGCCGACCGCGTGGTGTTCATGGCGGACGGGCAGATTCTGGAGACCGGAACACCCGAGCAATTCTTCAATGATCCCCAGACTGATCGCGCTCGCGATTTTCTCTCAAAACTCATCACCCACTAG
- a CDS encoding TAXI family TRAP transporter solute-binding subunit: MRERWRNSGAGPRTRLRLLAGLLVTVYAVAALAGCDSAASSAGRQVIAGGASTGIYYAYSSGFAEQLRVAGFDIVAEETGGSVDNLMRVGSGDALLGFAQADTAADAVAGVGAFHAKIPIAAVARVYDEYVQLVVPASSAVRQLSDLPGLRVSVGEKHSGVTVIADRVLLAGGVREGTFTRRELGIDDSIAALERGEIDAFFWVGGVPTPGIESLSERVALRMIPIGPETVERMDLGRAGVYRVSALPLGAYDTSGTVETMMVPNYLVTSTQASEHLVFEVTKALFESRAELSRTVPAVALLDPRQAIFTSPVPLHPGAEKYYVQNRNNP; the protein is encoded by the coding sequence ATGCGTGAGCGATGGCGCAATTCTGGGGCCGGCCCGCGCACGAGACTACGGCTTCTTGCGGGCCTGTTGGTGACGGTTTACGCCGTCGCTGCACTCGCTGGCTGCGACAGCGCGGCAAGCAGCGCAGGGCGGCAAGTGATTGCCGGTGGTGCATCGACTGGCATCTACTACGCGTACAGTTCGGGGTTCGCGGAGCAACTTCGCGTTGCCGGGTTCGACATCGTCGCTGAAGAAACCGGAGGATCCGTAGACAATCTGATGCGGGTCGGCAGCGGCGATGCCCTGCTCGGTTTTGCGCAGGCAGACACGGCGGCCGATGCGGTTGCTGGAGTCGGTGCCTTTCACGCCAAGATCCCCATTGCCGCCGTTGCGCGTGTGTACGACGAGTACGTTCAGCTCGTTGTACCCGCTTCTTCAGCGGTCAGGCAGCTTTCGGATCTACCAGGTCTACGTGTCTCAGTAGGGGAGAAGCACTCCGGTGTCACGGTGATCGCAGATCGAGTACTTTTGGCCGGTGGTGTTCGAGAGGGCACGTTTACCCGGCGAGAACTCGGGATCGATGATTCGATTGCTGCGCTTGAACGGGGCGAGATCGACGCATTCTTTTGGGTCGGTGGTGTGCCCACACCTGGCATTGAATCACTCTCAGAACGAGTCGCATTGCGCATGATCCCAATTGGCCCAGAAACCGTTGAAAGAATGGACCTTGGGCGTGCGGGGGTGTATCGGGTGTCTGCTTTGCCGCTGGGCGCCTACGACACATCAGGGACCGTGGAAACCATGATGGTGCCGAACTACCTTGTTACCTCGACTCAGGCTTCGGAGCACCTCGTGTTCGAGGTCACCAAGGCGCTGTTTGAATCGCGCGCAGAGCTTTCCCGCACCGTTCCAGCGGTTGCGCTGCTCGACCCGAGACAAGCAATCTTTACGTCCCCCGTTCCATTGCATCCGGGCGCTGAGAAGTACTACGTGCAGAACAGAAATAATCCCTGA
- a CDS encoding response regulator transcription factor: protein MQILIVEDDSRVADALGSYLRREGYTTRQVGDGASAVAAVSSETEAVILDLGLPDIDGIDVCRRIRGVSGVPILIATARSNVEARIRGLQAGADDFVVKPYDVRELIARIEAVTRRTRTAPIPIGEQSLVKIDGVSIDLANRVVTVDGLSADLTPKEFDILAVLTRYPGVTIPRDRIIREVWKTDWAGFSRSLEVHVASLRRKLNRPEMVATVRGVGYRLLGGQRCADAS, encoded by the coding sequence ATGCAAATTCTGATTGTTGAAGACGATTCTCGTGTCGCCGACGCACTTGGTTCTTACCTTCGACGCGAAGGCTACACCACTCGTCAGGTCGGTGACGGTGCTTCGGCAGTCGCAGCCGTGAGCTCTGAGACCGAGGCGGTGATCCTTGACCTTGGCCTCCCCGACATAGACGGCATTGATGTCTGTCGACGTATCCGCGGCGTGAGCGGTGTGCCGATCCTCATCGCTACTGCGCGCAGTAACGTAGAGGCCAGGATTAGGGGCCTGCAAGCTGGAGCCGACGACTTCGTCGTGAAGCCCTATGACGTGCGTGAGCTCATCGCTCGTATTGAAGCGGTTACACGGCGCACTCGTACCGCGCCGATTCCGATCGGCGAACAATCACTTGTCAAGATTGACGGAGTCAGCATAGACCTGGCCAATCGGGTGGTTACCGTCGACGGTCTTTCGGCAGACCTCACTCCGAAGGAGTTCGATATTCTCGCGGTGCTTACCCGATACCCAGGGGTCACGATTCCGCGAGACCGGATTATTCGCGAGGTGTGGAAGACCGACTGGGCCGGGTTTAGTCGCTCGCTTGAGGTGCACGTTGCCTCGCTTCGACGCAAGCTTAACCGCCCCGAAATGGTCGCGACCGTGCGCGGCGTCGGCTACCGATTGCTGGGGGGCCAACGGTGCGCAGACGCATCATAG
- a CDS encoding sensor histidine kinase → MRRRIIVVFLLPVVLMLLAISGAYGWSAARSNQQNATTQLLRDLSYFVPGVRQALQAEDPSIIKSELDRYASLYGSRITVYDRSGTAWVSSVTSSRLSGTSTQQAGSDVAEQVGLALSGRRSDPIEPSVPWNAAETVIVEPVFDDDSVIGAVQISASLESSQRAILTQWSMLFLGGVIAIMVLTWTVYWLASWVLRPLHRVDAAMAAIESGEMGARIADNTGPPEVQRMVRMFNQMAEEIERVMTRQQEFVFNASHELRNPLGALLLRVEFLATGLDESWDEAVESTREEGRRMTRILDTLLNMARVGKTDSAFAAVDLQEIIVARVEAWRDRGVEQQVMVLASEGSPKLSVTDRTGLESALDAIIDNALKFAPPDTSVEVAVTEHESEYVITVRDRGRGLDTRQLELATDRFWRSSLDQNVAGTGLGLAIASDLMDTLGGRIVLESPQGGGLQVALCLPIDDSKQRPIAEKADGSHA, encoded by the coding sequence GTGCGCAGACGCATCATAGTCGTCTTCCTGCTCCCGGTGGTCCTGATGTTGCTGGCGATTTCTGGGGCCTACGGTTGGAGCGCCGCCCGGAGCAATCAGCAAAACGCCACCACCCAGTTGCTGAGGGATCTCAGCTATTTTGTGCCAGGGGTGCGACAGGCGCTGCAAGCCGAGGACCCCAGCATCATCAAGAGTGAGCTCGATCGCTATGCGTCACTCTACGGCTCCCGGATCACGGTTTATGATCGCTCCGGTACTGCCTGGGTCAGCAGCGTGACTAGCAGCAGACTCAGCGGCACATCTACCCAGCAGGCGGGCAGTGACGTCGCTGAACAAGTGGGGCTCGCGCTCTCGGGGCGACGTTCGGATCCGATCGAGCCATCAGTACCTTGGAACGCGGCAGAGACCGTCATCGTTGAACCCGTATTTGATGACGACAGTGTGATTGGCGCGGTGCAGATATCTGCGAGCCTGGAATCCTCGCAGCGGGCTATTCTCACGCAGTGGAGCATGCTCTTTCTCGGCGGAGTCATCGCGATTATGGTTCTCACCTGGACTGTGTACTGGCTTGCAAGTTGGGTGCTTCGCCCCCTACATCGTGTTGATGCCGCCATGGCTGCTATTGAGAGTGGCGAGATGGGGGCGAGAATTGCCGACAATACCGGTCCGCCCGAGGTGCAACGCATGGTTCGCATGTTCAACCAGATGGCCGAAGAAATTGAGCGCGTCATGACACGGCAGCAAGAGTTTGTGTTCAACGCTTCGCACGAGTTGCGCAACCCGCTTGGGGCCTTACTGCTGCGGGTCGAGTTCTTGGCTACCGGTCTCGATGAGTCCTGGGATGAAGCCGTTGAGAGCACTCGAGAAGAGGGACGGCGCATGACGCGGATCTTGGACACCCTGCTCAACATGGCACGGGTCGGCAAGACTGATTCGGCGTTTGCGGCTGTTGACCTGCAGGAGATAATTGTGGCGAGGGTCGAGGCCTGGCGCGACCGCGGGGTGGAGCAGCAGGTCATGGTGCTTGCAAGCGAAGGGTCCCCGAAGTTGAGCGTGACTGATCGCACCGGCCTGGAAAGCGCGCTCGATGCAATAATTGATAATGCCCTAAAGTTTGCTCCTCCAGATACCAGCGTTGAGGTGGCGGTCACCGAGCACGAGAGCGAGTACGTCATCACGGTTCGGGATCGCGGCCGTGGTCTCGATACCCGGCAACTCGAGTTGGCTACTGACCGCTTTTGGCGCAGCTCGCTTGATCAGAACGTTGCGGGCACTGGCTTGGGTCTTGCGATCGCATCGGACCTTATGGATACGCTGGGAGGAAGGATCGTGCTCGAGTCTCCTCAGGGGGGTGGGCTGCAGGTGGCGCTGTGCTTGCCAATCGATGACTCAAAACAAAGACCCATAGCTGAGAAAGCGGATGGATCTCATGCGTGA
- a CDS encoding FitA-like ribbon-helix-helix domain-containing protein: MSMIQVRNVPEDLHRKLKMRAASEGLTLSDFALRELEHAAALPSRAELNARLADRTPRPYNGETAAESVRAERDAR; encoded by the coding sequence ATGTCCATGATTCAAGTTCGAAACGTTCCCGAGGATTTGCATCGGAAGCTCAAAATGCGGGCCGCCAGTGAGGGACTCACGCTCTCGGATTTTGCTCTGCGAGAACTTGAACACGCGGCGGCGTTGCCAAGCAGGGCCGAGCTTAACGCTCGTCTTGCGGATCGAACACCTCGGCCTTACAACGGTGAGACCGCGGCGGAATCTGTTCGTGCCGAGCGAGACGCAAGGTGA
- a CDS encoding GNAT family N-acetyltransferase translates to MTATPPERLRLAEEVLNSRFAITKFKTGYSLDEVDEFLDVIVAMLKSPAAIDEVLQTLSATRFSETNWRDGYQCDQVDAFIENLMAQLRTPSVSDFQYMIHPLLIETPRLQLREMTAQDLPALKAILQDDETMAAYEGAFDDEMVQTWFETILTSYRDNRFGMWAVILRETGEMIGQCGPTRQQILGQDVIEIGYLFNRAHWHQGFAIEAAHACRHFAFDQLNQSRVYAQVRDTNIASMNVAIRMGMTVRGRFDKEYRGVVMPHFAFALDRPEGHNPAPQRG, encoded by the coding sequence ATGACTGCGACCCCTCCGGAACGGCTGCGACTGGCAGAGGAAGTCCTCAACTCCCGCTTTGCCATCACGAAGTTCAAGACCGGGTACTCCCTCGACGAGGTCGATGAGTTTCTTGACGTGATTGTCGCCATGCTCAAAAGTCCCGCCGCGATTGACGAGGTCCTGCAGACGCTCTCTGCCACCCGATTCTCGGAGACAAATTGGCGTGACGGCTACCAGTGCGACCAGGTCGACGCCTTCATCGAGAATCTGATGGCGCAGCTGCGCACCCCGAGCGTCTCGGACTTTCAATACATGATTCACCCGCTCTTGATCGAGACTCCGCGGCTGCAGTTGCGCGAAATGACGGCGCAGGATCTGCCCGCGCTCAAGGCGATCCTGCAAGACGATGAAACAATGGCCGCCTACGAAGGCGCCTTCGATGACGAAATGGTGCAGACCTGGTTTGAGACGATTCTGACCAGCTATCGAGACAACCGGTTTGGCATGTGGGCGGTGATCCTTCGCGAAACCGGCGAGATGATTGGCCAGTGCGGCCCAACCCGGCAGCAGATTCTCGGCCAGGATGTTATCGAGATTGGATATCTCTTCAACCGCGCCCACTGGCATCAGGGCTTCGCGATCGAAGCGGCCCATGCCTGCCGCCACTTTGCGTTCGATCAACTCAACCAGAGTCGCGTCTATGCGCAGGTTCGGGACACCAACATCGCTTCAATGAACGTCGCGATTCGCATGGGGATGACCGTGCGCGGCCGCTTCGACAAGGAGTACCGCGGCGTGGTCATGCCGCACTTCGCGTTTGCGTTGGATCGCCCGGAGGGGCACAACCCGGCTCCTCAACGCGGCTAG